Within Dreissena polymorpha isolate Duluth1 chromosome 13, UMN_Dpol_1.0, whole genome shotgun sequence, the genomic segment gacattttggtgttagcttgtctaggttttcttcccgctgagccacgtgattaagtgggcggagcgatcactgataaggcgtcatgtcaattacaaATGTGTAGCTTGCGCGGCATAGTGGAAGGGCACTCGATTCTTTTCGAGATGTCCCGGTTGAGCTAATATTGGTTCTTgttgtaataattatttaaaactatcaCAAATGCTACAGTTTTGTTGATTGTCCGGGACAAGACTGTCGAAGACTAACAGAGGTAccaacatgaaacttcaaatTTAATGAtacttttttcgtttaaagaaagtctcttgttagcaaaaatcaagtttatgcggaaagtgtcgtccctgatgagcctgtgcggagtgcacaggctgatctatgacgtctctttacgcacatgcataaaaaaccattttcaaagaGTACGGCTCAAATATATTACATTGTTTGtggctttatttattttaacccataaaatatattattcacaCCTTCACATCTGAATCTAGGAAATAAATCAGAACAAGCAAAGCTTTACTAGCATGGTGGAATAGTGGTAGTTCAGGCTATTTCTTGCGGTAAAGAAGTTCACTAATATTTCTATAGCAGGTCATCTACTTTTCCTTGTTCAGTTGGTTGACCAATATTAAGTGCTCAAGATTACTTTATTAATTGACAAGTACCCTTTCGAATCACAGGTAAGGGCTTATAGGCCGTGAAGATTAGTATCAAGGCTACTCTCAACAATAGTTGCACTGACAgttcaggggtcgtattccagaagcatcttaagttaaattttattcctatcattaaattgggaaattttctcaagtgtttcatttcatattgcaatatattggcatcaagatatacatttaaagaacatcattatgccaatgttattttatgaataccaaaaaaaaaacacgtgtttccttatttagtaaagaaatacaaaacattgtttttttgaacttaagtgaaattatttcagaaatgacttaagatgtttctggaataccaccccatgGATCTAATCACAGGGTCATAGGATTTTTAATCTAGCGATCTTGCAACGAGCTAGCCCACAGCTCACAATGCTTTACTGTGTAAGGTTTATCAACGAGCTAGCCCACAGCTCACAATGATTTTCTGTGTAAGGTTTATCAGATCTTGCAACGAGCTAGCCCACAGCTCACAATGCTTTTCTGTGTAAGGTTTATCAGATCTTGCAACGAGCTAGCCCACAGCTCACAAGGCTTTTCTGTGTAAGGTTTATCAGATCTTGCAACGAGCTAGCCCACAGCTCACAATGCTTTTCTGTGTAAGGTTTATCAGATCTTGCAACGAGCTAGCCCACAGCTCACAATGCTTTACTGTGTAAGGTTTATCAGATCTTGCAACGAGCTAGCCCACAGCTCACAATGCCTTACTGTGTAAGGTTTATCAGATCTTGCAACGAGCTAGCCCACAGCTCACAATGCTTTACTGTGTAATGTTTATCAGATCTTGCAACGAGCTAGCCCACAGCTCACAATGCTTTTCTGTGTAAGGTTTATCAGATCTTGCAACGAGCTAGCCCACAGCTCACAATGCTTTACTGTGTCAGGTTTATCAGATCTTGCAACGAGCTAGCCCACAGCTCACAATGCTTTTCTGTGTAAGGTTTATCAgattttattttcacttaaaaCATGCCGAGTTTCACATTTTCAAGATAATCATTGATATGATATTTGCCTAAGTAAGATACATCGGAAGACAAAACGCCAGATAATTTAACAGGACTTATAATGTGCTACGATAAAAGGTAGAGGGCCATTAGCATAAAAAATAACCACAACAAGAAAACAACAAATCGCaatcaaaatataaacacattggaaataccaaatatattatatacactGCAACGATGAAGACGTACTAAAATACAGTCAGAAACAACGACGTAAAGATAGGCTACAAGCATATCAGTGAAATCGTAAAATgaatttcaaattcaataaacaaTATATGATAAACTATACCAGAAAAATAAGtcaaatataaattgttaatattTACGACAATGTCATTGTCGATAATGAATTAACGCGTCCGTTATGAATAGCTGATCGGgaacaaagtttcataaaaaaaagtcTTCTTCTGCCTATATCCTTTTGCATGAACATGTAACATGATACATATCTATTACAGATCtgtgaaaattacataaaaatagcaCTAAATAAACGACACAATCACAGTGATAAGTAGCCCCAAACGTCTTTGACACAGCCGTAAAGCATTGACTTTCAGTTAAGCATTTCGAAATTTAATCTTCAAGTATGACTATAAAATTCGCGATATGTTTATTAAGCAAAAAAAATCTGTATTGTAACAGTTTGTGTCACGCTATTTTAACATTACTTACAATGTATGTTAGTGTCACAAGGCCCAcaatttatttgtgaataaaacaACTGCTGTATTATGGCCTCTAATTGGCACTTCGTCGTCGATGCCAATTGCTTCTCTGACGGCACATCGTATGATTTATGTGGAAATATGTGCCATGCAAATGAAACATCTTTAAACGCTAGTAAAAATAAAGCACGCAAAAACACAGAGTTTTacaaaagtttcataaaaaaagttttcttctgCCTATATCCTTTTGCATGAACATGTAACATGATACATATCTATTACAGATCtgtgaaaattacataaaaatagcaCTAAATAAACGACACAATCACAGTGATAAGTAGCCCCAAACGTCTTTGACACAGCCGTAAAGCATTGACTTTCAGTTAAGCATTTCGAAATTTAATCTTCAAGTATGACTTTAAAATTCGCGATATGTTTATTAAGCAAAAAAATCTGTATTGTAACAGTTTGTGTCACGCTATTTTAACATTACTTACAATGTATGTTAGTGTCACAAGGCCCAcaatttatttgtgaataaaacaACTGCTGTATTATGGCCTCTAATTGGCACTTCGTCGTCGATGCCAATTGCTTCTCTGGCGGCACATCGTATGATTTATGTGGAAATATGTGCCATGCAAATGAAACATCTTTAAACGCTAGTAAAAATAAAGCACGCAAAAACACAGAGTTTTACAAAAAGTGCTGTACAGTTTTCCTTCCATCTCAACGTTTGACACCGACTTTAATGTAGCAACATTGCTCAAAATCATACGATAGATAATGTTTCGAACTTTTACAATACTTGTTTTAGCTACTAAACCAGTTGAGCCATTTCAGTTTAAACGTATTTTTCTCCGATTGCTCAACTGTCAAATCCAAAAAAGCGTCGCATAATATAGACCAGTCAGGCTCAATATGACCGCCATTGGAATCTGAAATCCACGACGCATGCGCGTACCTGCTAAACAACTTTCGGAGAACTTTGCCCATATCGTCAGGCTCAACTCTTTCCAAAAGCAGCAATACTATTGGTTTGTTTTGATCGTAAGTTTCCTGCACTTCTTTCCTGCACCATTCTTTTTGGCAAAAGTTTTTAGACACTGCTAGAATGGTTACTGCGGAGTCTTCAATACAACGTATTATCTCCTCATCAAGAGCATATCCGGGCCTAAAATGGCGATCGCCGGAGCACACTAAAACACGACTAGTGCCCGTCTTAAGCTGTAGCTCTGAATTAAGTCTCGGTAATATTGTGTTTACGACCAACTCGGCGTCATCGGAGCTAAAGGACAGAAACGCTAGAAACTTCTTTGGAAACTTTCCCACTTCAATCTGAGACAGAAGATTCTTTCTCTCCCGTTGCCTTCGCCTAATACCTTGGATCTTAAGGAATACTGCTATTCCAATTAGCAGAAAAACGCACACTATTGAAAGAGAAATTGCGAGATCGCGCTTTACTCTTTGAACACGACAGTAAGACTTTGTCTTTTCCAACGCATTTTGGAAAATGTACAACCGTTCATCTTGTAATGTACACATATAGTCTTCTCGGGGACTCGTAATAAACGTGTCGAGATTTCTGTGAATCCATTGGATCGTTTCCATGTGGTTATCATCACATGAACAAATGTACGGCATATTGGACAGGTCTATTCGAAGCTTGTGCGAGTTCGTAGCTGCTGCTAGTTGCTCCATCGTATCCCTTGTTTGTGCATCTATGTAAGATATCGCGTTGTAGGATAAATTCAACACTTTAAGATTTGTCAACCGGCCGATGTTGAAGTCTAGCGAAGACAGATTATTGTCAGAAAGATCCAAAACTTCCAATTCTGTATTAGTTAAAAACATGTTAGAGGGGATGCGAGCAATACCGTTTCTGttcaatttcaaaacatttagCTTGGTATTGTTCTGAATAAGTAGTTCAAACATATCTTCGTAATGTTCTTGCATCTTGTGAAGCTGGTTACTAgacagatccaaatatttaagaTTAAACGATGGTGATAGAAACAGAGGGGATATAAATTCGAGAATGTTTCCAGCTAGGCTTATCCATTCCATCGTTTTCTGGGTGTCATTGTGTAGTTTTACGGTATAATTCAACCgtttgatcaaattattttcaagGCTTAATTTTCTCATTTTGTACGGACATGAACTCAAGTCACCATCGCGGTCATCTTGCAATGGTGGAGTCATCATGTACTTGCCTAGGCCATTGATATACAGCTCCtcaatattaaagtaaaacatagTTAATCTGCAGAGaaaatctattttagatattgtAAAATCGAGCATGATGTTCGGAAGTAGCGAATCACTTATGTCGAGTACCTCCAAGCTGGAACAAGTTTCTTCCGCAACATATCCCTGTATGTTTAGAAATGTAGCATACCTCAAATAAACCTTATGGACGGAATCACACAATCCGTTCTGAATGAAAGCCTGAAAATTAAACTCTCCAAAGGTGACGTTAGAAATGTCCAGGTAAGTAATATTCCTCTGTATGTCGAGACCAGCGATACTTTGAAAGAAATTGTAGTCCGCATTGATGGTTTCGACATAATACGAGTGCAGACCAGTCAGTGTTAATTTATTCAATCGCGGAAGGTTCTTCGAATACATGCTGATCAAGAAGCTCATTGTCTGAAGACGAATATTCGTGGAAAAGTCCAGTTCTTTAAGATGGTCCAAACCATAAAATGCATCATATTCCATATAGAACATGTGTTCATTGTGATAGCCAAGGTAGGTAAGACCGGAAAGTCCTGTGAAAACACGACTTCCGAGAGATTCGCCGCCATTCGCCCATATTTCAAGAGTCTCTATCTGCGACCATTGTGAGTTGGCTGAAAATGTGTTGTTAGTAAGCAACGATGCATTAAGATCTTGCAAAACCACTTCGCGAATATGTTCACTGAGAACTAGTCCACTGGGGTCTGGTGTTCTACACGTCGCCTTATCTTTGATGCAAACACAAGAAGTCGAACACGCTGATGAGCATGCAATAAACATGCAAACAGTGAGTGACAATGCCACTGTCGGATACATAATTGCTTAATTTTCTGTTTCTAATGCTAAATGCGTTGTATTGTCTGTTTATTCCGATCTTTCGTTGAGCACTTAAGAAATTCGCATAAATTGCTCGGTTAAGCTCCGATGTGAAGACTTGTCAACGGATACCAGACAATTACTGGAATTCCCCCATTAGATTCATTCAAAAGAAGATTGCATATCAAACACTTGTGACCCGGAAGTAATGATTTTCATGcaaatatttttcacaaatgtGACACTAATTGCAAAACTAAGTATGATCGTGTCTATTAAGACTGAAAACAAAGTTACTAGTAACATCTCAGTCAAAACATATTAATTACCGCTTACCACTATTTGCACACAAAAAATCCGCTGATTCAAAAATTGTTACTGCGTCACTTCATTCCAAAAGAATGTTACCGTTCACATCAATACAAACAATGATTACATTTTATCTTTGTTCAATTAAATATTACCGTTTCACCTTGGGCCTACACAATGGTCACCGTTAACCTTTATTCAAACACAAACGGTACCAGTAATGAACATGCACACACTTCCGCCTTGGTATTTACTGCATGACCTTATATGTTCATGCTTTAGAATTTTCCGAACGCAACCTGCATGCGTTGGTTCATTTATTCTTCTGAAACAGTAATGCTGGCTTTTATCACTGCGCATTAAAACTGTTTTTATCGATTCACTTTGTTTGCCCGCAAATATAGCCTTAAAGCTTTATTGATCTTGAACATGATCCTTCTCAATTATGCATTGCAAAACACACTTTGTTACGCTTCGTTTAAACCTTCCTTTAAACAACGTGTCACTGTGAGTCGCACTTGAAGATGAACATCACTTCTTAATGCAAATGTGAATTTACATAAACACGTGTAATAAAACTGAACTGAACACGATTTAAATATTCGTTCTGTTAAGCtcaatttatttattgaacatgaAGTTTAGTGGTTCAATGAGTGGTTGGTGCAAATAAGCATTCAATTGTTAAACAAAGACTTTACATTTGTTTTCACACACATAAATGTAAATTGTTCTTGCGTGACAATATAATCAGAACCGTACGCAGGATTTTTTGAGGGGGTGCAAACTGcggatttgttttatatatggtacttaaagtttaatttaaatacttgaaaactcttattgtgtgatataaatttatggaatataacatgtaaatcagcaactttctgaagtctaaagctttaatcATTGGTGTAAAATTCACACAAATGTTTAAAGCGTAAGATTTCTGAAATGTATGATATTTGATAaagaaggaaagcaaactttAAAATCAAAAACTTTTATTAAGAAATGAATCATAATGTATGACTGACATACAaccataataatattttatatttgacttCAAtcctcctctaaagtttcaaattaaattgttaataaaatgtttatcatctacaaatTTTTACTTAAACCATCATCTACAAAAATACACCATCA encodes:
- the LOC127856475 gene encoding toll-like receptor 1 gives rise to the protein MYPTVALSLTVCMFIACSSACSTSCVCIKDKATCRTPDPSGLVLSEHIREVVLQDLNASLLTNNTFSANSQWSQIETLEIWANGGESLGSRVFTGLSGLTYLGYHNEHMFYMEYDAFYGLDHLKELDFSTNIRLQTMSFLISMYSKNLPRLNKLTLTGLHSYYVETINADYNFFQSIAGLDIQRNITYLDISNVTFGEFNFQAFIQNGLCDSVHKVYLRYATFLNIQGYVAEETCSSLEVLDISDSLLPNIMLDFTISKIDFLCRLTMFYFNIEELYINGLGKYMMTPPLQDDRDGDLSSCPYKMRKLSLENNLIKRLNYTVKLHNDTQKTMEWISLAGNILEFISPLFLSPSFNLKYLDLSSNQLHKMQEHYEDMFELLIQNNTKLNVLKLNRNGIARIPSNMFLTNTELEVLDLSDNNLSSLDFNIGRLTNLKVLNLSYNAISYIDAQTRDTMEQLAAATNSHKLRIDLSNMPYICSCDDNHMETIQWIHRNLDTFITSPREDYMCTLQDERLYIFQNALEKTKSYCRVQRVKRDLAISLSIVCVFLLIGIAVFLKIQGIRRRQRERKNLLSQIEVGEFPKKFLAFLSFSSDDAELVVNTILPRLNSELQLKTGTSRVLVCSGDRHFRPGYALGEEIIRCIEDSAVTILAVSKNFCQKEWCRKEVQETYDQNKPIVLLLLERVEPDEMGKVLRKLFSRYAHASWISDSNGGHMEPDWSILCDALLDLTVEQSEKNTFKLKWLNWFSS